A region of Paenibacillus sp. JNUCC-31 DNA encodes the following proteins:
- a CDS encoding DNA/RNA non-specific endonuclease: MKKYWEESQKMRIVSGGGSHWSNNKTNKTGETASGNGKTANSGGGSTSKPVENPPKSKTSSGSSTSSKKNEGNSTTTSKPSTTPKTKPEKNETPNEVNTWKPSSTKKKDEGKPQGDTKPPKSSKPEKPEENTNKPKDKLEGTEGTGKEYSISNDKTLVGENEQYTNGRKNKLKPNISYKTGEYDYFYETDGNSRITKFETDSLQLTKRTGRLSHSRNTPGKIKGKDEAGHLAGDRFGGSPKVDNLVSQLSEVNQKKFKKLENKWAVALKEKPPKKVTVEIEIVYSGNNMRPDKFIVKYTIDGKPGSAEFKNF, encoded by the coding sequence GTGAAAAAGTATTGGGAAGAAAGTCAGAAGATGCGAATCGTATCTGGTGGAGGAAGTCATTGGAGCAATAATAAGACGAACAAAACAGGTGAGACGGCTTCGGGGAATGGAAAGACAGCAAACAGTGGGGGAGGATCAACCTCTAAGCCTGTAGAGAACCCGCCGAAGTCGAAAACAAGTTCGGGTAGTTCAACTTCTTCGAAAAAGAATGAAGGAAATTCAACGACAACGTCGAAACCAAGCACGACACCAAAGACGAAACCAGAAAAAAATGAAACGCCTAATGAAGTGAATACCTGGAAGCCATCTTCAACGAAGAAAAAGGACGAAGGCAAACCGCAAGGCGATACGAAACCGCCTAAATCATCCAAACCGGAGAAACCAGAGGAGAATACAAACAAACCGAAGGATAAACTGGAAGGCACTGAGGGGACGGGTAAAGAATATTCAATAAGTAACGATAAAACATTAGTAGGTGAAAACGAACAGTATACAAACGGAAGAAAAAACAAGTTAAAGCCTAATATTAGCTATAAAACTGGCGAGTATGATTATTTTTATGAAACAGATGGGAATAGTAGAATTACTAAGTTTGAAACGGACAGCTTACAATTAACTAAGAGAACTGGCAGATTATCTCACAGCAGAAATACACCAGGAAAAATAAAAGGAAAAGATGAGGCAGGTCACTTAGCAGGTGATAGGTTTGGAGGATCACCTAAAGTCGATAATTTAGTTTCGCAATTATCAGAGGTAAATCAGAAAAAATTTAAGAAACTTGAAAATAAATGGGCTGTTGCTCTGAAAGAGAAACCTCCTAAAAAGGTAACTGTTGAAATTGAAATAGTTTATTCAGGTAATAATATGCGCCCAGACAAATTTATAGTGAAATACACTATTGATGGTAAGCCAGGAAGTGCAGAATTTAAGAATTTTTAA
- a CDS encoding immunity protein YezG family protein, whose translation MKDFEGRFSELQADMVSICMEYVEDRTDKVYIYASCEDDMISSSFFYLINNKYLESHKVNDALEDADESYDVSTERQFMVLKIINDNIGKIEELCNEYEKDMPTEMKLIYDATSGKFQAEYKYDLVHTNDEIKSADDFADEWFEEVQRKNL comes from the coding sequence ATGAAAGATTTCGAAGGAAGATTTAGTGAATTGCAAGCAGATATGGTATCTATATGTATGGAGTATGTTGAAGATCGAACCGATAAAGTATATATTTATGCTTCATGTGAAGACGATATGATATCGAGCAGTTTCTTTTATTTAATTAATAATAAGTATTTAGAGTCTCATAAGGTAAATGATGCATTGGAAGATGCGGACGAAAGTTATGATGTGTCCACGGAACGACAGTTTATGGTATTGAAAATTATCAATGATAATATCGGGAAAATTGAAGAATTGTGCAATGAATATGAAAAAGACATGCCAACGGAGATGAAATTAATTTATGATGCTACTAGTGGGAAATTTCAGGCTGAATACAAATATGATTTAGTGCACACAAATGATGAAATAAAATCGGCTGATGATTTTGCCGATGAATGGTTTGAAGAGGTACAACGTAAAAATCTATAA
- a CDS encoding helix-turn-helix domain-containing protein, translating to MPESIQERLIEWAVDMEWHNFNVQFQRNQYYIPYPHMLRKCYGLSMNDRGVLFDIMSHLGENDEAFPSPETIACNLASHHVDRIHPIV from the coding sequence ATGCCAGAGAGTATTCAAGAAAGATTGATTGAATGGGCGGTAGATATGGAATGGCATAACTTTAACGTTCAATTCCAACGAAATCAATACTACATTCCCTATCCTCACATGCTTCGAAAATGCTACGGCTTAAGCATGAATGATCGGGGTGTATTGTTTGATATTATGAGTCATTTAGGAGAAAACGATGAAGCTTTTCCTTCTCCAGAAACAATAGCTTGTAATTTAGCATCGCATCATGTTGATCGTATCCACCCTATAGTTTAA
- a CDS encoding SMI1/KNR4 family protein: protein MEIQGSNEVLTESRLQDFERINGVQLPQQYREFLLKYNGGYPKPYYFTISKEQGIGMVNIFYGIGEMYDNLDKKVDIFDDILDAGFIPIADDSGGNQICLGLTEKHFGDVYFWIHDEDPEDLGNMYFLAKDFGGFLEKLHDEIEE, encoded by the coding sequence TTGGAGATTCAAGGAAGTAATGAGGTTTTAACAGAATCTAGACTTCAAGACTTTGAAAGAATAAACGGAGTTCAACTTCCCCAACAATATCGAGAATTTTTATTGAAATACAATGGGGGATATCCTAAACCCTATTACTTTACTATCTCTAAAGAGCAAGGCATTGGTATGGTAAATATTTTCTATGGTATTGGTGAAATGTACGATAATTTAGACAAAAAAGTTGATATATTTGATGATATATTAGACGCAGGATTTATTCCGATTGCAGATGATTCTGGTGGTAATCAGATTTGCTTAGGTCTTACTGAAAAGCATTTTGGAGATGTTTATTTTTGGATTCATGATGAAGACCCTGAAGATTTAGGCAATATGTATTTCCTTGCTAAGGATTTTGGGGGGTTTTTAGAAAAGCTACACGATGAGATAGAAGAATAG